GGAATGAAAGCATGATGTCATTCAGTGGGACCTTTGCTCACAGCCCAGTGGCAGAGAACACCAGAACCCTCCACTACATCCAGTTCTCCTTACAAATTACAGCAGATTCACAACAAACTCTGGAGATGCAACGGCAAAAGTTATGCAACATGTTCAAGCACGACCGGTTTGACAGCGATCATCTGGGAAGGTATATCCTTTGAGGGTTGCACAGACCTGAATGTGCTAACCAACAATACCCTGACTGTTATTAGGTGCCTGGATAAAATCCTCAGTCGCACTGTCAGACCTTATCTTGGTGCACTAAGTACCACCTGGTGCAGGACAATGCCTCATATGGCAAACGTGCATAGGCAGCTCCCTGAATGATGAAGGCACTGATGGTATTGACTGGCCCTCATGTTCAACAGGCCTGAATCCAGACTTTATGAACTGTGATGCTGAACCTGGACTACAGTCTGTCCAGAAGCTCACTGATGCCTTGATCCAAGTCTGCGAGGAAAGCCCAAGGGCACCATCCAGATGTTGCCAGGGCTGAATACAGGTACGTGGGGGCCATGCTATAGTGAAAGTAGCCTCAGCCTGTGATTTGTGAGTTAAGTGTTAccttcattttttatcttaatTATAGAAATTCTTAGTAGCAACAGCAGTAATATCTGTTTAAACTTAACATAAAGGCTtgataaataacataaataacatTAATAGGCTATTAGATTAAACATTtggcttaattaaaaaaaattattcttgTTAACTTATGGTAACCTGCATTTCTTCTGGTGCAAAAACAGTTTCTCAAAACACAACTTACAGTAAACTTTAGAAGTTGTCTAACATTACATAAGCAATACAGCAAACTGCAACTCTGCATTATTTAGTATGCTTCTTACAGGCTCTTTAGTAACTGCAAGTAAGGTGTGTCTTGTGATCTATAGGTCACGCTACTATGGCATGCATAATTTCACATCTCTATACTGTGACCAGTATAGTTACCACATCTCCATTTAGTCACACAGTTCATCAGGAtttcaaaaaacacaaaactccaATCTTGTAACACTTTCAAAAGTGAACCGACTCCAAATTGTCCAAATGATGCAATCCCTGTAGCCGCTTTTCTTTACACTCATATCGCTACCAAAGTCGGACAATCTGCCAACAAAAACTGAGAGTACACACTTCTTGAAAAGCTCAGTGAACGACGTGTTGCACATTTTCAGTAACCACAGTGCTGATGTGAACATTTCAAGCTTTGAACAGTTTTAGTGTAATAATACTTTCTCATATCTCTTGTGCCTACACAGCAGAGACATATTCTAACATATCAGTATGGTGTGGTCTGTAATTTACTGTGTATATACTGTAAACAGGTTTTACATACTTAAGCAATTTACTTGTAACTATTagaataacaaagaaaacaatcatttacttttttttaataatcattaACTGACGATTATGTGATGTTACAAAAATCAGCAGTCtctatattttacattttggtAGATTGGCAGCTTGATATGAAAAAAAGTCTTAGTATGGACTTTGAAGACACTAAATATCAGCATAAATGAATAGGACCCATCTGCTTTGCAGTGAGTGTATTTTCATGCCAAGTTAGGAGATGAAACATTAACTACAGTTCTTGCTATGCGTTCAGTTTGGTTGAAGCAGTTCAAATTTCACATTGggtgaaaaaatacaaaagcaaaGGGTAACTTCCAAGGCACAGCAATGGACATTAATTTCATTTCTCCTTTGTCAAAAACCTCCAGTCTAGtcagcagaactgtaatatttaaaataaaaaaaaaacaattgaaaaaaattaatctaCTGCTTACAAAATGAGAAACGGACTCTTAGCATCCGAAAGTGCCACATTTCCGGGAAATAAAAAAggtaacagaaaacaaaaccgcTGTAGACACAGCAGTTCGATTCAACACCTGACTACTAAAAATAGAAGGTGAAAAGTACGGCATCACAGCATGGGAATGGGAGAGCAGTTTTTCCTCTGCGTGCGTTCAGCAGGTATGTGCCAAAGTATGAAATGAAAATGGGTGTAATTATGCCACATTTCACTCTGAAGTTCAAACAAATGACTACTTAGCATAATAAAACTTTCAGAGTTACACGCCAACTGTACAAAACAGGGATGACACAGAATCGATTATAATACTTGTCCCAAAGTGCTGGACAGGTGTTGCTGAAAGGAAAACACTGCATTGCTCAACGGCTGCTTGGTTCAGTAAGTGCGAACTCCTGGTTTGCTGTCCGGGGTCTGGTTGAAGGGATTTCCTGAGGTAGAGGAGTCATCCTGCTGGTCAATGGACTGATAGGCATCTCTGTTTCGTGATACAGAAGGGAAACCTGCAGAGACAAGCCACAAACCTTCAACACCAGTTATCATTTTTAACCACATCTAATCATGGACCTTGGAGACTGGACTGTTGTTGATGTACATATTTAAAGTACTGGCACACAGAAAGCTcaaatctttttctttattgttttccCTTTCTCCTTACACACAGATTCATGAAACGGTTGTGCAGATTTGCTATCTTGAGTCAACTGCCTAGCCATGTCTGTAGAAATATAAATGACAGCGCTTGAATCTGTTATTACCAGcatacattaaaaaacacacactcccTCTGATGAATGGTAGACTGAGAAAACAGCCACTTTTATTCAAAATCCTTCTTTGATGGAAGAAGAAATTCCTCCCATTTCACCActtctatttttttccccacgACTGTTTGATTAGTCATTTTGAGAAGAGTCTGTGCACAGGAACTTCACTGATGTGAGATTGAACATGAAAAATCTCTTGTCCTTCTGTCAGCAGTCAAATAAtcaagattatttttaaaaaaaactaaaaaacaaaacatttaccaGAGGATATAGCTTCCTTGCTGTATTATAGATGAGAACGTATATGAAGAATTCTATAAAGGGACTTCACATGAAGCATCTACAACAAACAGTCCAGACTCTGACATGGCCAGAATATCAACTATCCCCTTTTGGAGTTTCAAAGACAGCACCTCTGCACAGTCCAGAGTCCAACTGCGGTGACAAACATGCACCTTTAATGCCAGTAAAACAAGAAATCTGGTTTCACTGCAGCTGTATGGGAATAATGGCAATAGCACAAAGATTGACCAAAGGATGGCATCACATAAAGCTCAACAAAGCGTGCGCATAAAACCAGGCCATACTCACTGTCTAGTATCAGATCACATCATGTTGATTTTAATTAGGCTCATTTTAGATTGTGCAGCATCATGCAGCTCTGCTTTTAATACATGCAAATACAATGCAAGAGCACAAATGAGGCATCTGGAGACTAAAAACCTGAATAAAACATATAGCTGATGCAAACTTTCAGAAACATATAAACTcctaaaacacaataaatagtGTTTGCATAAGAGCAATCTCTACAAACAAACATAGCAATGCAGGCAGGTATGGGCTTACTGAAGGTGGGAACAGTCAAATTAAaagacagattaaaaaaaaacacaaagagatgGACAACAGAACACTGACAAGATGATTGTTTAGAAAGAAAtacaaaaggggaaaaaaatctatttcTCTGTATCATCCTGCAGCCTGATATGGAATCTTACTTCCTGCATAGAAGGAGTTGGAAGAGGATGATTGGAGGAGAGAAACAGTAAAAAGGGAAGAGGCCAGGAATCAATAGCGGCGCCCAATAAAGGCACTGTCAGCACTATCCGTAGTGCATCGACTGTCCACAGAGGTCTCAAAGTCTGAGAGGTCAAAAGgttgaagagaagagaagagaagaagaaatgatCAAATtccaactacaacaacaaaaatcagcctttacaaaaaataaatactaagGTGTGACAGTAAGGTATGCCAAAAAGAACAAGGGATGACGTGCAAGAAAAATAACGAAATTTTAAGTTGGGGACAAATATTAAAGGAGAgcacattaatttaatttaggAGCACATTAATTTAAGGGTAATGCATGGCAGGCAGTCTGCTAAGCTGCAATTTACTTAGTTATCGCTGGCAAGGCTGTTGCACTTTACATCACGGCACAGTTCTGGTACAGTTCACACATAATGGCAGCAGACTCATTGCTCAAAATTAATGATAAGTGTTTAAAAGATGAGTCTGTCATTTCAGACTTGTTATGTTTATCTAGCAACCAACCGTCAATTTTCCAGTCGTTTGTTGTATTTAGTTTCCCTGGCTGCAGAGTTTTTACTGACTTTTTCAATGTCTTGAGGTGCACTGTATGAAAATGAGACTCCTAAAAACGTCTTAAATATGCATTTGTTGGCTAAAGCTTAAAGGTCCCTGGTAGGTGTTAGGCCTAGTATTTACTGTATGATGTGGAAACTGTTCAGACTGCTATTTGGTCTGTCTACAATATTCTTTGCGTGCACACGATTAAAAATCATACTACACAAACAGAGATAAAAATTAAtcttatctgtgtgtgtttttaagcatgAGAGGGCTTGCTAAGTCTCTTTAGCAAATACAACAAACCCTGGATAACACTGGTACAGTTTGAGGTATGAACTTATTGAAATCCGTTAACTAATGGCTTTTTCTAATGCCAATtgtaaaaactcaaaatgaTTGCAGTTAGCCGTAAACATAAATAGGATCCTAAACTCAAACAGGGTGCCTTTTCACTCGAATAAAAATTGCCCACAATTGTTTTTGTagcttgttgatgccagaggtcagaagaGAATGACCAGagtgcttcaagctgataggaaggcaaaagcagctcattacaaccaaggtgtGCAGAAGACCATCGCTGAACTAACAACCCTTCAAACTTGTAACATGGGCTACAGTAGCAGGAGACCCCACCAGGCACCACTCCCCTCAGCTAAGAACAGTAAAATGAGGCTACAATTTTAAACTGGActacagaagactggaaaaaaggGTGCCCTGTCTAATAAGCCTCAATTCCTACTGCACCAGAGCTGCCAAGTTACCCAGCAGGATAACTTGGAAtctcacaaagctcaaatcatcacaaaatagtttcttaaacattacaatgATCTCACTGTAATGCCACGAGATCTCAATCTAAGAACGAACCTTTGAGATGTGATGGAAAAGGAAAttcagctgacaaatctgcaacaTCGTGTGATGCAGTCGTGTCAATATAGATCAATATCTTTGAAAAATGTTTCCAGAACcatgttgaatctatgccatgaagaattaaggcaggtCTGAAGACAAAATATGGCCCAACTCAGTAAAAAGAAgatgtacattaaaaaaatgctacCATCTATGGCTCACAAATGAGAAGGCACCTGTTCCTTTCAATTTTGCTTATAGTTTTAATTACCTGCCAATCATTCACAGTGTAAAGAAAAATCACAGCTTATTACTTGCTgttctttttcagtgtttctgagGCTTTCATCTACCCATGTAAAGTACTTGCCTCACCTCTATGTGCTTTGACAGTCTGGATTTGCCTGTTTATAGGTGCTAAGCAGTGATTGGTTTAATGACCACAGTCACTTTGACTGACCGTAAAAGTGTGACGGCTGAAATGTGCAGTTTTTGCTGCATTGGATGTAAAAGTTAAGTCTAATACACAAACTCAGAGTAATTCAACCACCATAAGAGGTCCATCAATCAAAATTCTGGGAGCCCCAAATACCTGAATCAACAGTTCACTCACATGCACTTGATTGTCTGGTTCCCAGAGTGCTCAGTGCAGCGGGGAACCATATAAATGCCAACAACGCAATCAGGCAGCAATTAAAACTCACATAGTCTGAAACTGACATTAGCCGCTTTCATCAGTCATTACACACTCTAATGGATGTACCTGCTGTGTGAATGTGGCGGTAAAGTAAAACCACAGAGAGAGCACATTCATCAATATTCAATTATCTGCCAAGCAAGCAGGAAATATATTTTGTCAACTGCAGTTTTGGGTCACAATGCAAGAGAAATTTCATTACTTCGCCCAGCGTGATGTGAAATAACATACTATTTTTGCCAATAATACtaatattaatagtaataaaattgaattacaCCAACAATATGTGGTTTTATTTTTCccatttgtgttgttgttgctctTATTATGGATCAAACGCTAATGAATGAGTAACATTTTCCGGGATTTAAGAGTCCAGCAGACGTCACAGCTCAGTGGGATTTCTAATGGAAAAGCTCTCAGCAGAGAGAGGTAAAGTCTACAAATCAATGACCACACACACTTGATCAACCATCCCTTCACTTGTTAGCGTGCTTATTAGAGGTTTGCCTGCAAACAGAACGCTATACACCCAAAAGTCAGTACCAACACAAAGTGTCTCTTTCTGTGTTCATCAGATTTGAGTCCATCTGTGTTTCTTTCCACATCGCTCCTGCGCTATTTCTGTCCATGTGCTATCATGGCAGATCATACACTCGTAGGCCTGCATGGGCTTAATGTGTTTCTCCATGCAGTATAAACTGGTTGCCAAGATGACACACAAATGTAATAAACATTTCATTGAGAAAGGGTTTCTTTGACTGGCCGAGCTGCAGCTCAAATATTTCTCTGCATTTTAAGTCTTGTGACTATAACTAATCAGTTTGACGGTGGAATCATCTGCCAGTGCTTTCGCTCAGCGGCAGATTTTATGCCGTTTGCTTTTCATGGCAAACGGCATAAAACAACACAAGGAAGATAAAGTGCCCTTGGACACATGCATTACTCCATACCTTAGCTTTGGTTGTAAGCGGTGGGTAGACTCGGGTATTTTAGATACTTTCTCACTAGTTCTGAAATTATACTGGGAGATGTACCCTCTATGttgtgtatgtatttctgctttAAGTACCTTTTCACATCTTTCacgaaaatgaaatgaaaaacgtGAGGAAGGTGAGCCAAAATCTTTTCAAATCTCGAAACATTTTATGCTACTGTATATGCTACTGTACGTGACCCTTCTAGTCGTACTTACCAAAGTTGATGCTGTAATCTCCTCCTCGCTCGCGGTACATTTGGTAGACAAAGAAGCAGGACACGGGTTTGAGCAGCAGGTTGAAGATGGCCATCCCTGTGCTGAAGCGAAACAAGTTGCTTGTGGGAAAAAGTGGGTAGAATATCCCGAGATGGATGATGTCGGTCAATATTGTCAAAATCATCCCTATCAGAAACTATAGGGTGCACACAAAAGAGAGCATAACAAGTTAATAGACATAATTATGTAATTATGGCTGATGAAAAAAATTGTCATGACATGGCAGCTGGATAGTGTAGCGGTAACACTACACACCTTTGAAGTGGGAGTCACAAGTTCAAATCTCACTCAGTATCCAGTAAGTGTCCTGGCTAGAGTCCCCCCCCCAtgctaacaaaaaaacaaaaaaaacaagcccTGGAATGGCACGGCTATGTCTGCAGCCTGTCCACAGCTCGGACACAAggatttcactacatgttgtactctgcataattgtgtatgtgacaaataaagattgtttgtttgtttaaaaatgaagtCATTTGGTTGCTAATGAATATTAACTTATATATGGGtgtgatataaaaaaaacaaaaaaacccgaTCTTATAgtacagtgtttcccaaccactatGGCGTGATAAATGATCAGGCGTGCCatggaagattatctggttccaccCGATTAGTACGTAGTGACGCCGTTTACCAAGTACTCCTGATTAGTACTAGTGACCAGCaaaacaattacattctcttcgGCTAGAGGGCAGTaccactacctgctctaattaaatggggAGTCAACTGCCAataaataagaagaagaaattacGTAATAGTCATGCTGTGAGTGAGACAACGCAGTACGTAAAAGCAATAGTTAAGtatgtgaaaagaaaaagtagtcagtCTGACCTGGGTCCTGGAGAAGATTCtgacccagatgaaggccctagcatgagtagtggtcagaagaaagcaaaaaaggtatactggggacaaaccgAACCAATTCCACTATACCTGGTGCGCGGGGAAAAATGATCAACATGCTTTTTGTGAGATTTTTGTTTGGGGGTGTGCTGTGTGATTcttctaatgtgaaatatgtgctgtggctccaaaaggttgggaaacactatTATACTATACATGTATTGGGAAAAGATTTTTCAGGCAAGCCattacaaaaagagaaaaagccaAAATTTTGACTTATAATTTGGGACGGTTAGTATCCatattgtaagataaaaatAACTCTCCAATAAAAGAAAGAATTAAATGTGagttaaacatattttaaagtttttaaactaaTACAAGTGAATTTACTTAAGGCACCTGAGAAAAATGCTGCCAGGACTTCACCATACTGGAAAAGCTATACAATGGACTATATTACCTGCAGTTGATTGGCTGAGTGTTTGATCTAAGTTAAAATACCACTCAGTGCTAAGGAATCCTCCTTATCAATTACTTGTGCACCAGTCTTCTTGATAGGTCTTGGACATGAGTGAATATGACATTGGACTTTAATGTACACAAGGTAAAAGGCTCCCCTGTGGTTACATCCCAGGGTCTATAATTCCCACAGGTTCAGTACAGTGACAGAGTCCAGTACTGTCAAACTGTCAAACCAAAACCATTACTGTCAAAATTGTCAAAGAATAACAAACTGAAAAGCTAGTTTTTGCTCAAGATTCATCCCTTCATTGTAAACACCCAAAGCCTGAAGCCTTCAAAGGTGGACTTTAAGTTAAATATTATGCATCAGCATAAATGTATTTATGCAGTGAACACACAACTAAAATGTTCtggggctgaaaaatgaaatcagagctgaagctgaagcacCAAAAGCTGCAGCCCCTGAGGTTGGCTTCACAGGCCACTCAGTTCCCATGCTAAAATGTCCAACGTTACAGCAGAAATGCATAAGCTGGCAGCTGGAAACTTTCTGACATCTGGTGTTGCTTAGTGTTCAGTCATACAAAAACACACTTGAGCAATATGCTATCGACTATCTCCGTtaagaaaatgttaattttaagCCTGTTTTGTTGCAAGTCAGAATAAGCATCCCATTTAATATTACGCTTTATGGATGCACCTTGCTAACCAAACTAGCTAGCAATAGCTGGCAACGCCTCCTCACTGCCTGCTCATGTTAATTTGGTCAGATCTGACttaagatagaaaaaaaaaatgaacacagcCAAGGCCAGAAAGTGAAACTCAATCCAAAACTAAAGCCTTTAAAAACCACAACCCATTGTGGCCGTTTTCTACAGTCTATGAGAAGGGCTCAGTTCTTTTGCTGACCCACAGTCAGGATGAGGTACTAAATAGTTTTCTCTAACAGTCGAGAACAGCCAACTGCACCCATCTTTTCCTATCTGATAAAAGCTGTTCTTGCTTCAGAACACAATCAAAAAACAATTCTCAAGTCAcacgtttttttttgtttttttcccccttagtCAGCTGATGTCACTAATGTACAATGGAAACATCAGTCACGGGTTCAGAGTTACGGTATGATGAGGGTTAACATAAAACTGGTTAGTGTATAAGCAATTCTGAAACTTGggtcaaacatttaaaataaaatggctCCTTAAGCAAATGTAAACCGTCTGAGGTCCTCAGCTACTGTACTGTGTGCTGAATTAAGGGAAGGCTATTTTTTAAAGGGATGCTCACAGAATGCCCTAGATTCCACAGACAAATAGGTTAGCACAGATATGCAGCACTGCGCCTAAAGTTGGACTACTTTATGTGTCACATGATGCCATAAGATCGCATGAAAAAGTGAAGGCAGACTCACCATGATCACTGCATCTACTGAGTCCCTCTGTGCAATCGCCCACACTCCAACTGCTAAAACACTAAGGTTCGCCAATGTGAAGGCCACTGGCGGCCACACCATACTCCCCCTGAAGGAAACACACAATTCATACGAGACAGATTCTTACACACTCCAGGAGAGTTACGTGCAGTTTCACAGAGGACGAGACATGTAGGTGAAAGAGTTGACCTGAATCAGGAGTATaagcatgtgtctgtgtgccaAAAGAGGAGAGAAATTCCTCAGGTTTGTGGAAAAAAAGCCTGTGCTCATACTCACCAGACTGTAAGAAGCCAGTGCACCAGTACGATGGCCTGGAATAGAGAAggacaaaaatgtgtttacacTGAACTATCTATCACTCACACACCAGTTAAAAGCTTCAGATCATCAGCTAATCTATAGCAatgatttcttctttttatttagcCCTCTAAGAAGACTGAAGTCATTGTTTTCAGCCCTgccaaactgcattttttttatacatatgaTTTTCTTCAATTCTGTGAAACAAAGTAAAATTAATTGATTtggaaaaaatgaatgaatgactgaATCTTTTCTGCCGTTTTGAATACACTGCAcgaatataaaaaaatacacgATATTACACAAAACAGGATATTAGTTAGTGTTAGTGTCCTTCAAGCCTACTTTTGACATCACAGGTTTTATAATCCTTGAAAGAGCTGTCCAAAATTACATTTGAACCATTTTATTCTGTGGACAGAGCACAATGACACTTTTGTCCCTGTTCAGTTTCACAGTTAATCAAAGGCATCAGTTTATAATTTAATATTCCCTCCAAATTCACTGCATATGagtttttaaagtgtttgcCAAAATACAGCGttagtgaaaataaatgtttatatgtttaAATATTGACCTCTGTCAAAAGGCCTGCTGCCACTCACTCAAAAATGTCCTTCAGGGACCTTATCCCCTGAACATTACCTTAAACACTTCTTACTTAATAGCAAAAAGTAGAGCAGCAGTTTACTGTGATCTGAGTCACAAGCAGAGGAAGGTAGTTGCCACACAGAGGAATTACCACTGAGGAACAGAGCTGACATTTCATTGAAAACCAGCGTTTGTTTGAGCGTACAAGCCGAGGCAATCAGAAACGCAGCAAGTAAACCTCACCTTTAGATTTATGGCAGGGATTTCCATAATTGTCTGTTTGGACAAAGCAGCTCCTCCTTGATCCGATTCGGCGTTTCAACTTGTTAAAGAGCTACATGAAAAAGTACCGCAGTTTCTCTTCTTACACAAACTTCTGTCCAAACCCCTCCTCCCGTCGGCTCAGCCTTGCAAACACAAGCCATGTGACAGCAACCTGACTCGTTCCCATGTGACTCCTGCCCCTCTCACCCTCTCACCCCTTCCCCCAGCCCCTGGGGTGCGGTCCAATTGGCAAATTTGCTTAGGAAGGTTACTAACTAACTGAAGAGACCCGGAAATATGTGTGCGGCAGTCAGCCGCTTCCGTGCTTCTTGGATCACTTCCTTAAGCAGAACTtgaatttaataatttaataataactgTATATATTCTCTCTATATATTGAAATGACATTTCACTCGTGTTTTTAGTTTATATTCCCCGCATGGTAAACAGCATGGTAAAACCTATTAGGGTGAGGTAAGATGGGCATTCTGTAGTCCGTTTTCTGGACTTTGTAGTTTCAATACAGCAGACTTCCACATATTCCAGAGAACCTTGAAAAAAGAACTTTTCTTTGTGAGTTCCTGCCTCTTTGGGGCTAAAAGAGTACGGAGCCCCGCaggggacatgggagaaaaaaaaattaagacggacttttgcgagatctcgcaaaacaaactcgggagatctcgcaaaagttcatcgtaatttctttttctcccatgtcccctGCGGGGCTCCGTAAAAAGAGGCCACCCAAACACACGAGATTTCAATTGAAAGTCCAGAATTTTCTTTATTACATCTTAGTAGAGTAgctcaaataagtcaaaagatATGGACCAAAAACTATTCTATTACACATTCTCGGGAGGATATAACTGTACTCAGATTCGCATCACACCCCTGTTCAGTTTTCCTAAGTGGCCTATCTAAAagtatattaatatttaaaaaaaatctgtgaagtTTTCACtgctgacagaaaaaaatacaagattaatattaaaaaaattaaacgagtaaaattttatttaagagttattattattctgtcaACTAAATATAAAGTGTGGTGATAGAGGTTGACTACCCAAGCACCCTGGGCTCCAAATAGTGAAGCTCTCTGATGCCTCTTTCATCCCTTACAAATGAGGCAAAGTGGCTTAGTCCACCCACTCTTGCAGATGCATTCACAGCACAGctaatttattgtattttagtAACTGCTAATCCACATCCCGAATCATGTCTTTACCCAGGTAAGgatagaaaaaggaaaaatataaaagaaatgcTTGGAGAACAAAGGTCAATGGAGGACAGCTAACAAGTTAAAAATGGTTTAGCTATCAGCGGTTGCTAAAGACAGAGAGCCATTGTCAGATGTGACACACTATTAAGTTTACTCAGCACGACTAAACAGCATGAAATGGATGGGCCTTAATATCAGAAACAGCCAGAGAGAGTGAACCAGCAGCCTCTCCAAAGAGGAACTCAATAAGTTTATTTCAGTCACTTGTATTCAAAGCAGTTTCAACAGAACATCAACAACGCTAATGTCAAGCAGCATTAAGCTTTATTGTAGGTTGGACCAGCTGTGACGTAATCGATGCACATTTTGAGGAAGCCTGTGTGTTTACAGCTCAtgaaacagaataccacaatgACACTGCTTATTAAAAAAAGGAGTTTGGTAGTCACGTATATGCTGATAgatgtgtttattattgtttgCTACTTCTAATGAAACACTGTCAGGCAGCACATCAACATATCAGCATACACTCTTGCAGACGTTTTCATGCATTATTAAATCATCCAGTATCCACAAGACCATTAGACTGTCATAAAACTTTTGTGTTTGATAACATCAAAGGAGCACTAACAGACAGTAGTGTGAAAATGACTTTTAAAGGAAGTTGTGACTGAAGGAGTACTTTGAGCATTAGTTGCTACTTGCAGCAGATGGTGATGCCTG
This genomic interval from Oreochromis niloticus isolate F11D_XX linkage group LG5, O_niloticus_UMD_NMBU, whole genome shotgun sequence contains the following:
- the agtrap gene encoding type-1 angiotensin II receptor-associated protein, producing the protein MEIPAINLKAIVLVHWLLTVWGSMVWPPVAFTLANLSVLAVGVWAIAQRDSVDAVIMFLIGMILTILTDIIHLGIFYPLFPTSNLFRFSTGMAIFNLLLKPVSCFFVYQMYRERGGDYSINFGFPSVSRNRDAYQSIDQQDDSSTSGNPFNQTPDSKPGVRTY